A single region of the Cryptomeria japonica unplaced genomic scaffold, Sugi_1.0 HiC_scaffold_44, whole genome shotgun sequence genome encodes:
- the LOC131033950 gene encoding (R)-mandelonitrile lyase-like, with protein MEGNNFYRERKAVKEAIAAFFDKDSERKWVKNMKDGDYNRKELKLLWAEMAAVIMRCNDCKYITKHSFEEELDWLITFSMEKLFLLISCLLMFTHQFCSEAATSNPEYPYSFMTADAQKAASRSYDYIVVGGGTAGCPLAATLSQHYSVLVLERGDSPYGIPDVEDFRGSPTTNPNVAQGFVSEDGVQLVRARVLGGGSAINGGVYSRASTEYIRKIKWDEKLVYESYEWVERLNAFQQYKLSTWNSATKDGLLQAGVLPYNGHTFDHLVGTKISGSIFDENGKRHTAADLLQYANPENIVVLLNATASRILFSFGSGKPKASGVEFRSNNDGLIYQISLNQLSINSEVILSAGSIGSTQLLLLSGIGPKRQLKEMNIPALLDSPFVGKQVQDNPSAAFTIVSSKPLEDSYSQLAGILDNSQNYIESGSLVQRNNGTNTQYLGVLDIKLAFPLSRGDLWLKSVDPRDNPYVRYNYYSHSLDLQRCVKGIKVMVNLSMSSSIQEFAFTDSGNSKTLQFLGRALPKNQSNDDALAKLCKEALGTFNHYHGGCQAGLVVNERYLVKGVDNLRVVDGSIYKDSPGTNPQATTMMLGRYMGIHILQERTIS; from the exons ATGGAAGGAAACAATTTCTATAGAGAAAGGAAGGCAGTGAAAGAAGCCATTGCGGCTTTCTTTGACAAAGATAGCGAGAGGAAATGGGTGAAAAATATGAAGGACGGCGACTATAATAGGAAGGAACTGAAATTACTTTGGGCGGAGATGGCCGCagtgattatgag GTGCAACGATTGCAAATACATCACAAAACATTCATTCGAAGAAGAATTAGACTGGTTAATCACATTCAGTATGGAGAAATTATTTCTTCTGATTTCATGCCTGCTGATGTTTACACATCAATTCTGTTCAGAAGCAGCAACATCTAATCCGG AGTACCCATATTCGTTTATGACAGCAGATGCTCAAAAGGCAGCTTCAAGATCATATGATTACATTGTGGTTGGAGGAGGTACAGCGGGATGTCCCCTGGCAGCAACTCTCTCACAGCACTACTCTGTTTTAGTATTGGAGAGGGGAGACTCTCCTTACGGAATTCCCGATGTGGAGGATTTCAGAGGGTCTCCCACAACTAATCCCAACGTAGCGCAGGGGTTTGTCTCAGAAGATGGAGTGCAGTTGGTACGGGCGAGAGTTTTAGGAGGCGGATCAGCCATCAACGGTGGAGTCTACAGCAGGGCGAGCACTGAATATATTCGGAAAATAAAGTGGGATGAGAAACTTGTATATGAGTCATATGAATGGGTAGAACGGTTGAATGCCTTCCAACAATACAAGCTTTCTACTTGGAATTCTGCTACCAAGGATGGGCTTCTTCAAGCTGGAGTTCTTCCTTACAACGGCCACACTTTCGATCATTTGGTTGGCACCAAGATCAGTGGCTCAATCTTTGACGAGAATGGAAAGAGACATACAGCCGCAGATCTACTCCAGTATGCAAATCCAGAAAATATTGTAGTTCTTCTCAATGCTACTGCCAGCAGAATACTCTTCAGTTTCGGATCAG GAAAGCCAAAGGCTAGCGGAGTGGAGTTCAGAAGCAATAATGATGGTCTCATTTATCAAATTTCACTTAACCAATTGTCAATCAATAGTGAGGTGATTTTGTCAGCAGGAAGCATAGGTAGCACTCAACTTCTCCTCTTAAGCGGAATTGGTCCAAAAAGACAACTCAAAGAAATGAATATTCCTGCTCTTTTAGATTCACCTTTTGTAGGTAAACAAGTTCAAGATAATCCTAGTGCAGCCTTTACTATAGTATCCTCAAAACCACTTGAAGATTCTTATTCACAATTAGCGGGCATTTTAGACAATTCACAAAATTACATCGAAAGTGGTAGCCTTGTCCAACGGAATAATGGTACAAATACACAATATTTAGGTGTTCTTGATATTAAGTTGGCATTTCCCTTATCAAGGGGTGATCTTTGGCTTAAAAGCGTAGACCCTCGAGATAACCCCTATGTTCGTTACAACTACTATTCACACTCTCTTGATCTACAAAGATGTGTGAAAGGTATAAAAGTAATGGTTAATCTGAGTATGTCATCTTCTATCCAAGAGTTTGCATTTACTGATAGTGGAAATTCCAAAACACTCCAATTCCTTGGAAGAGCATTACCAAAGAATCAATCAAATGATGATGCCTTGGCGAAGCTTTGCAAAGAGGCACTAGGGACATTTAACCATTATCATGGAGGTTGTCAAGCTGGTTTAGTGGTTAATGAAAGATATCTGGTGAAAGGTGTTGATAATCTCAGAGTTGTGGATGGCTCAATTTATAAGGATTCCCCTGGTACCAACCCACAAGCCACAACCATGATGCTTGGaag GTATATGGGAATTCATATCCTTCAAGAACGCACAATCTCTTAA